In Streptomyces sp. NBC_01717, one DNA window encodes the following:
- a CDS encoding sulfurtransferase TusA family protein: MCAASSPASSDASGPDDSVRAVVDAGGEPWERILGLLERRCRELPEGSVLELHSANPRVRSSLRGWCRLTGSTLLTDEETGEQSAYRIKLPTPPVPGTPRPSNFQKPESS; encoded by the coding sequence ATGTGTGCTGCCTCGTCCCCCGCCTCGTCCGACGCGTCGGGTCCGGACGACTCGGTCCGTGCCGTCGTCGACGCGGGCGGCGAACCCTGGGAGCGCATCCTCGGCCTGCTGGAACGGCGCTGCCGCGAGCTGCCGGAAGGCAGCGTGCTGGAACTGCACAGCGCCAATCCTCGGGTCCGCTCGTCGCTGCGCGGTTGGTGCCGGCTGACCGGCTCCACCCTGCTCACCGACGAGGAGACCGGCGAGCAGAGCGCGTACCGCATCAAGCTGCCGACGCCTCCCGTGCCGGGCACGCCGCGTCCGTCCAACTTCCAGAAGCCGGAGTCCTCATGA
- a CDS encoding S8 family peptidase, which translates to MRPLARARLVAAITVAALCSPAVVPSATAGPAPEPAAAAFGSAVSRTVTLITGDRVTVTTTADGRKSYSAVPAADSAPGTMLARTDIDGDAYFYPTDVIGKVGSLLDPQLFNVDGLIRDGYDDSHVDSLPLIVRRTGAGRPEALSSDGLFPAKRDFHALKASTAVLDKDDADEVGEALDTKGALNGVASIWLDGKVHADALDRNLTQIGADSAWQSGRTGMGVKVAVLDTGVDQTHADLAGRISEAKDFSGSGNTLDKVGHGTHVAATVAGSGAGAPGIRSGVAPDADLIVGKVLGDDGSGSDSSVIAGMEWAVAQGAKVVNMSLGSGPTNGQDPVTQSLEALATSSGTLFVVSAGNNGPNISTVSAPSIAPHALSVAAVDFAGGTASFSSRGPSFNGTVKPEIAAPGVNVVAARATGTNIGTVQSDPAYTALSGTSMAAPHITGAAALLAQQHPDWTPDQLKHTLMGTATAPQSSQSVFDVGTGVVNLPAALKQSVVADTGAVDFGRLDVSDGTATRTVKLTNTGDASATLSLTGTLAATGSTPPTGLLKLSASTVTLGAGESTDVTLTVDTAGTPTGTYSGSLTALPAGGGQSLRIPLLLDRAQTVKVTTLDRAGKPAAAQISLLNADNGAAMNAEVRAEGTRDLRVPEGRYMGLAMIRMITDGVPQIAIVSADLKAGSNEIVFDARKARRWTASVEGKDTRPEFMAGNLTRTTDDGQFGIRHSMLAGGAYGAFPRDALWITPTTEAHLGKVAFNERWRLADADSDITVGDTSTLYDAAYAQDEVGDTPERRLTRGEVKKFAKVRTTYKGMNEKLRYQEGSTVYGTGLNGLNVSSPSYLTVPRERTEYIQAEDRTWLRFTYRHSSGVEMDYEPRQFTYEPGSSTHDTWFTGPFSVGASGQATGARLQLKLDDNVDPKGLVGEYSDFNFPQRFQSTTQLYRNGVLVADRGSLIDKTFADAGKASYELSRTFTSAGIFPMGGEATSKWTFTAGGTGDTATPVKLLNVSFDAPLNNLNQAQAGLPLLVKADVTGAVNGLRKVRAWVTADNGVTWKQVLVLGHDGEYRFLAPHTALKSGGFLGLRVTAEDRHGNTVDSALPRAVPVG; encoded by the coding sequence ATGAGACCTCTTGCCCGCGCCAGACTTGTGGCGGCGATCACCGTCGCCGCCCTGTGCTCGCCCGCAGTCGTGCCTTCGGCCACCGCCGGGCCCGCACCGGAGCCGGCAGCCGCGGCGTTCGGCTCCGCGGTGAGCCGCACGGTCACGCTGATCACCGGTGACCGGGTGACGGTCACCACCACCGCGGACGGCAGGAAGTCGTACAGCGCGGTGCCCGCCGCCGATTCGGCTCCTGGCACGATGCTCGCCCGTACGGACATCGACGGCGACGCGTACTTCTACCCGACCGACGTGATCGGCAAGGTCGGCTCCCTCCTCGACCCGCAACTGTTCAACGTCGACGGCCTGATCCGCGACGGCTACGACGACTCCCACGTCGACTCGCTGCCGCTGATCGTGCGCCGAACCGGCGCGGGCCGCCCCGAGGCGCTCTCCAGCGACGGGCTGTTCCCTGCCAAGCGGGACTTCCACGCGCTGAAGGCCAGCACGGCGGTCCTGGACAAGGACGACGCGGACGAGGTCGGTGAAGCGCTCGACACCAAGGGCGCGTTGAACGGCGTCGCGAGCATCTGGCTGGACGGCAAGGTGCACGCCGACGCGCTGGACCGCAACCTCACCCAGATCGGCGCGGACAGCGCCTGGCAGTCCGGCCGCACCGGCATGGGCGTCAAGGTCGCCGTGCTGGACACCGGCGTCGACCAGACGCACGCCGACCTCGCAGGCCGGATCAGTGAGGCCAAGGACTTCTCCGGCAGCGGCAACACCCTCGACAAGGTCGGCCACGGCACCCATGTCGCGGCGACCGTGGCGGGCAGCGGGGCAGGGGCCCCGGGCATACGCTCCGGTGTCGCGCCGGACGCCGACCTGATCGTCGGCAAGGTGCTCGGTGACGACGGCTCCGGTTCGGACTCGTCGGTCATCGCCGGCATGGAGTGGGCCGTCGCGCAGGGCGCGAAGGTGGTCAACATGTCGCTGGGCAGCGGTCCGACGAACGGCCAGGACCCGGTCACCCAGTCGCTCGAAGCGTTGGCCACCTCGTCCGGCACATTGTTCGTGGTGTCGGCGGGCAACAACGGTCCGAACATCAGCACCGTGTCGGCCCCGTCGATCGCCCCGCACGCCCTGTCGGTCGCCGCGGTGGACTTCGCGGGCGGCACCGCCTCGTTCTCCAGCCGAGGACCGTCCTTCAACGGCACGGTGAAGCCCGAGATCGCCGCCCCCGGCGTCAACGTCGTCGCGGCACGCGCCACGGGCACGAACATCGGCACCGTGCAGTCCGACCCGGCGTACACGGCCCTGAGCGGTACGTCGATGGCCGCCCCGCACATCACGGGCGCCGCGGCGCTGCTGGCCCAGCAGCACCCCGACTGGACCCCGGACCAGTTGAAGCACACGCTGATGGGCACCGCGACGGCACCGCAGAGCAGCCAGTCGGTGTTCGACGTCGGAACGGGTGTGGTGAACCTTCCGGCCGCACTGAAGCAGTCCGTCGTGGCGGACACCGGCGCCGTGGACTTCGGCCGCCTGGACGTCTCCGACGGCACCGCGACCCGCACCGTGAAGCTCACCAACACGGGCGACGCCTCCGCGACCCTGAGCCTCACGGGCACGCTGGCCGCCACGGGTTCGACCCCGCCCACCGGCCTGCTCAAGCTGTCGGCGTCCACCGTCACACTGGGCGCCGGTGAGTCCACCGATGTCACGCTCACCGTCGATACTGCGGGCACGCCGACCGGCACGTACAGCGGCTCCCTGACCGCACTCCCGGCGGGCGGCGGCCAGTCGCTGCGCATCCCGCTCCTCCTCGATCGCGCGCAGACCGTCAAGGTCACCACGCTCGACCGCGCGGGCAAGCCCGCCGCCGCCCAGATCTCCCTGCTCAACGCGGACAACGGTGCCGCGATGAACGCCGAGGTCCGCGCGGAGGGCACCCGGGACCTGCGGGTGCCCGAGGGCCGTTACATGGGTCTGGCGATGATCAGAATGATCACCGACGGGGTGCCGCAGATCGCGATCGTCAGCGCCGATCTGAAGGCCGGCTCGAACGAGATCGTCTTCGATGCCCGCAAGGCCCGCCGTTGGACGGCGTCCGTGGAGGGCAAGGACACCCGGCCCGAGTTCATGGCAGGCAACCTGACCCGCACCACGGACGACGGTCAGTTCGGCATCCGGCACAGCATGCTGGCCGGCGGCGCCTACGGAGCCTTCCCACGCGACGCGCTGTGGATCACGCCGACCACGGAAGCCCACCTCGGCAAGGTCGCGTTCAACGAGCGCTGGCGCCTCGCCGACGCGGACAGCGACATCACCGTGGGCGACACCTCCACCCTCTACGACGCGGCCTACGCCCAGGACGAGGTCGGCGACACCCCGGAACGACGGCTGACGCGCGGCGAGGTCAAGAAGTTCGCCAAGGTCCGCACGACGTACAAGGGCATGAACGAGAAGCTCCGCTACCAGGAGGGAAGCACGGTCTACGGGACCGGGCTCAACGGCCTCAATGTGTCGTCGCCGTCCTACCTGACCGTCCCCCGGGAGCGCACGGAGTACATCCAGGCCGAGGACAGGACCTGGCTGCGGTTCACCTACCGTCACTCCAGCGGCGTGGAAATGGACTACGAACCACGCCAGTTCACTTACGAGCCGGGCAGCTCGACCCATGACACCTGGTTCACCGGACCGTTCTCGGTCGGCGCTTCGGGACAGGCCACGGGCGCCCGGCTCCAGCTGAAGCTCGACGACAACGTCGACCCGAAGGGGCTCGTCGGCGAGTACTCCGACTTCAACTTCCCGCAGCGTTTCCAGTCGACGACGCAGCTCTACCGCAACGGCGTGCTCGTCGCCGACCGGGGCTCTCTGATCGACAAGACCTTCGCGGACGCCGGCAAAGCTTCCTACGAGTTGAGCCGCACCTTCACCTCCGCCGGGATCTTCCCGATGGGGGGCGAGGCGACCTCCAAGTGGACCTTCACCGCAGGTGGCACGGGTGACACGGCGACCCCGGTGAAGCTGCTCAATGTGTCGTTCGACGCTCCGCTGAACAACTTGAACCAGGCACAGGCCGGCCTGCCGCTCCTGGTGAAGGCCGATGTCACGGGCGCGGTGAACGGCCTGCGCAAGGTCCGCGCCTGGGTCACCGCCGACAACGGAGTGACCTGGAAGCAGGTCCTGGTCCTCGGCCACGACGGCGAATACCGGTTCCTCGCGCCGCACACGGCGCTGAAGTCCGGCGGCTTCCTGGGCCTCCGTGTGACGGCCGAGGACCGGCACGGCAACACCGTCGACTCGGCGCTCCCCCGGGCCGTCCCGGTCGGGTGA